Genomic DNA from bacterium:
GGCGGCAGGGGCGCCGTGGCGGCGTAGGTCATCACCGGGGGGCCGCCGATGGCCACGCAAACCGGCATGCGCTCTTCACGCGCTTCGTACTCCGCATAATGTGCGGCGCCGGTCTTGTGCAGCTGCCAGTGCATGCCGGTGGTCTTGCCGTCATACACCTGCATGCGGTACATGCCGATATTACGCCGCCCGTTCTCCGGGTTCCGTGTAATAACCAAAGGCGTGGTAATATACGGCCCGGCGTCGCCCGGCCAGGTGGTCAGCACCGGCATCAGGTCGAGCAGGCCGCTCTTCTCCAGGTCGGCCCCCTGGTAGACCACTTCCTGGCACGGACCCTTGCCCACCGACTTGGGCGAGGCGCTGCCCCAGTCCTTCAGCTTGCCCAGCATCTGGATCTTCTGCCACAGGCCCTCGGGCGGACCCATCTTCAGCGGCTCCTCGACCTTGGCCACGGCCTCGGCCACCGTCTCGCAGCCCAGGGCCCAGGCCATGCGCTGGTCGCTGGCGTAGAGGTTGATCAGCAGGGGGACGGGCTTCCCGTCCGGCCCGCGGGCCTGTTCGGTGCGGCCGCGGGCGGCGCTGTACTTGCCGGGAACGGGGTTTTCGAAGAGCAGGGCGGGGTTCTCGCCGTTTTTCACGAATCGGTCGGCGATCTCCGTCACCTCGAGCACCGGGTCGACCGGCTCGGAGATACGGATCAGCTCGCCCTTCGCCTCGAGGAACGCCACGAAGGCGCGCAGATCGTGGACCGGGATGCCGGCGGCGTTGGTCTTGGGCATGGTCGTCCTGTCGCGGGATCA
This window encodes:
- a CDS encoding UbiD family decarboxylase, with product MPKTNAAGIPVHDLRAFVAFLEAKGELIRISEPVDPVLEVTEIADRFVKNGENPALLFENPVPGKYSAARGRTEQARGPDGKPVPLLINLYASDQRMAWALGCETVAEAVAKVEEPLKMGPPEGLWQKIQMLGKLKDWGSASPKSVGKGPCQEVVYQGADLEKSGLLDLMPVLTTWPGDAGPYITTPLVITRNPENGRRNIGMYRMQVYDGKTTGMHWQLHKTGAAHYAEYEAREERMPVCVAIGGPPVMTYAATAPLPPDIDEALFAGFLTGEPIRFCKAVTCDLEVPADADFIIEGYVDPHERRMEG